One Ricinus communis isolate WT05 ecotype wild-type chromosome 2, ASM1957865v1, whole genome shotgun sequence DNA segment encodes these proteins:
- the LOC8260941 gene encoding calcium uniporter protein 4, mitochondrial, protein MALRKSLSERLFDGYRTTSHAVSLEYPLIYLKSTIPPPNPAKTNFHREYLTSPGASGKGFFQRFLHRRAINQLPEFLSAPVGEKLREGLKGINITKDRLRLDEVAPPTFTGDVNLFGISVQDARKVLRISQVEKLKARLREIPKSSVLYSEFVQICVEECGNEDQGIEFAKMLDQSATVIVLGNIVFLRPEQVAKSMENIISQSIAIPNDPKRKHLEHMELQKAIIDQKARAQVKGELYCGLGFMVAQTLGFMRLTFWELSWDVMEPICFFVTSLHFALAYVFFLRTSVEPSFEGYFQRRFKAKQRKLMKIHNFDIENYNKLRKAFYPNINDGFPRAEHYKPFGGEDEMLLKLK, encoded by the exons ATGGCGCTTCGTAAATCACTCTCGGAGCGCCTTTTCGACGGTTATAGAACTACCTCACACGCTGTATCTTTAGAATACCCACTTATCTATCTCAAATCCACTATTCCGCCCCCAAATCCAGCCAAAACTAACTTCCACAGAGAGTACCTCACCTCGCCGGGGGCCTCCGGGAAAGGATTTTTCCAGAGATTTCTTCACCGTAGGGCGATAAACCAGCTCCCTGAATTCCTGTCCGCTCCTGTCGGTGAGAAGCTACGAGAGGGTCTCAAAGGCATCAACATTACCAAAGACCGGCTCCGCCTGGATGAAGTCGCTCCCCCAACGTTCACCGGAGACGTAAATTTGTTCGGAATATCGGTACAGGATGCGAGAAAAGTGTTGAGGATTTCTCAggtggagaaattgaaagcGAGGCTTAGGGAGATCCCAAAGAGCTCGGTTTTGTATTCTGAGTTTGTTCAGATCTGTGTAGAAGAGTGTGGAAATGAAGATCAAGGTATTGAGTTCGCTAAGATGTTGGATCAGTCTGCAACCGTCATCGTTTTGGGGAATATCGTGTTTCTCCGACCCGAGCAG GTGGCCAAATCAATGGAGAATATAATCTCTCAATCAATTGCTATTCCAAATGATCCGAAAAGAAAACACCTGGAGCACATGGAGTTGCAAAAAGCTATAATAGACCAAAAGGCCCGAGCCCAAGTTAAAGGGGAGCTTTACTGTGGACTTGGGTTCATGGTGGCTCAAACACTTGGGTTCATGAGGCTCACCTTTTGGGAACTCAGCTGGGATGTGATGGAGCCTATATGTTTTTTCGTCACATCCCTTCACTTCGCACTTGCCTATGTTTTTTTCCTTAGGACATCCGTTGAGCCTTCTTTTGAAGGTTACTTCCAACGCAGGTTCAAGGCCAAGCAGCGGAAACTCATGAAAATTCACAATTTTGATATCGAAAATTATAATAAGCTCCGAAAAGCATTCTATCCTAACATCAATGATGGTTTCCCTCGAGCGGAACATTACAAGCCCTTCGGCGGTGAAGATGAAATGTTACTGAAGTTAAAATGA